The DNA sequence cgttgtgtttctgtgaaaggaatcaatttatggaacaatctgaacaaagaaaacaaagaatccaaatcaaacattacattcaaaagaacaattaaagcctgtatgttaaggagaTATAACGAAAAAtattgagtttgattgacatacccgtaggcggtggtaattttatttaatgttattttaattttattttagttgtttttattcacttagttttttgtttttttaattattattaatttatgttatttgtgaaaggggcagatcagataagattcttcttctttctgctcccttttcattcataagttaggaacatttgtatttgtgtttgtattaaattgttttgttttttgaatgaaataaagaataaaagaataaataaatgaagtttccccactgagggagaaaataaaggattatcttatcttatctgtaGATGTAGGTTCAAATGTACCCAGTCTATTTGAAAACGCCACAAATACAATTTAAAGCAGGCATATTACATGTGTTGCAGCCAAGCACAGGAGAGATGACCGCTAATGTTACACTAAGTCAGATGCAAAATCAGAATCGTCTGTAAATAGCAAGAAGTTCTGTGTCTGGTACCGATTTAGTTCTGGCATTTTTTGTTAACAAAAATGAGTTCCATATGCTGAATATCGGTCTTCTGTGGACCCGTGCGAACCTCCAGTGAAGATGGAGAAAAGAAagcaacacatttttcttgcagTAATTAAGTCACAGACTTACCTGTGGTTTAGGTAGGGTCTTCTTGACTCTGTTGAGGGTCTTGCGGTTGTAGGCGTCGCCGCTCAGCCGCACCCTCACCACCCCGGTGTCCAGGGGGTCGATCATTATTTGGGGGTAAGCGTGCAGAACCTCCTGTCAAGGAAGAGAGGCAGAAACAGTTAGTAAGAAACAGACACAAAAGGCAATAATTACATTCATGCAAGTGTTTATTACCAAcatttttacataaaaaaatatcctCAAAGCAAAACTAATATAATACATCAGCTATAATTAGATCCACATGAAAACATCACATTTTCAGGTTATTGATGAAGCCCTTATAATAAAGACTTCCAGCATTTCAGAGTTTAGTGTTATTCCCTGGCACACCACTGAGCCATTAAACTGCTGTCTACTTTAGtttattgaataaaataaaaaaaataaatgaaaaaagaaccaGAGAAAAGGGAACCAGCACAGTGAGAGCAGTTTACCTGGTGTGGAGAGTTCATGCTGACTCTCCTCAACAACCTCCTCTTCTGCTCGCTTATGATGCTGTCAATCTTCCTCATCGGGGGGAGGTAGAGCTCATCTGATGGCCAATCAAACGAAAGGAGGTTTCAATAGTCATCACTCATGCAGCTGTCAATCATTTTAATACCAAGGGCAAAGTCGTGGCAGCTCTGTCGGCTGTACACCCGCAGGGCTTTTCCCCGCTCCCTCACTCCTTATTTTgtggacatacaggactgtctcagaaaattagaatattgtgataaagttctttattttctgtaatgcaattaaaaaaataaaaatgtcctacattctggattcattacaaatcaactgaaatattacaagccttttattattttaatattgctgattatggcttacagtttaagattaagattcccagaatattctaatttttctagataggatatttgagttttcttaagctgtaagccatgatcagcaatattaaaataataaaaggcttgcaatatttcagttgatttgtaatgaatccagaatgtatgacatttttgtttttgtaattgcattacaaaaaaaaaaaaaatcacaatattctaattttctgagacagtcctgtataaaccCCATTGAAAGATTCATCTAAATGTGTATGTGGAAAAGGCAACAAATCCTCTCCTATTCTCGGGAAATGTTGCCCAGCTGGCCTCAAACCTGGCAGCCAACTCTTGTCAGTTTACTCTACCTGCCCTAATTTCCTACTCTttactctttatttatttatttatttcgtgcaTGGTGATCAATCTACACATTCatgaccgaaaaggagcaggatgaagacaagtcttatgttacctgccccttattaaataccaaaacaaaaagaacagtctatgtaacaaatatttacaaaaatatacacttaaatagaaACCAACCACATATATCAATAATACTGTTTAAGTCCCAGcctattcatgatcatataacttaaatattttatctttatacatttttttgaacctaaATAAATTTGTGTATTCCTTTAACTtctggatttgaaaaaaaactgctgtagattacttggtaatacttttctttttgccctatgcataactaataatgtctgtaactcaactatttctttaaatttaataattcctgaattaataaataatctgttggtgtgttctctgtaatttgttttatgaatgatCCTCACCGCTCTTTTCTGCTGGATAAACAATGGATGTACATTGCTAGTATAGTGCTAAAACAACATCCGAATACTTCTACAGATCTGCGTCATGCCCAGGCATTGAAGGTGCAGAAAACATGCTACCTGACAGGTAAGTCAGGTAAGTTAGACAGATATTTCTCATGCGAGTAATGGCTGAGGGGAAGACTGTGTCTTACCATCTGTGTCTTCCAGGGCTTGGATCATGTCCGGGTCCAGAGCCGTGCTCACCAGCATCTCCACGTAGCTCCTGAACATCTCCCTCATGGCACGGTTGTTCACTCCGCCCTTTACTGGCACTAAGTGGGTAAAAACTACAGTTTAAAAACCATCAAAGTGAATATTATCATGCTTAAAATGTACAACTTGAAAATGTATCGAGTCAAAATGGAAGCAGGGATAATCGAAAATGCCATCTTACTTTCGTTTTCACTTGCCGCCTCCTCAGATGAGTCGGAGTCAGACGATGAAGGTACAGATGAAGGAACGTTGAGCcacttctttctctttttgggTGGAGGCTCTGCCTTTACTTTAGCTGGCTTGGCCTTGGGTGGTCGCTCAGCcttttccttctccttcctctccACAGCTTTCTTGTCCTCCTTTGTTCTACCACGTTCTGCAGCACTGGAGCGCTTTTCTACCTTCTCCTGCTGCGCGTGGACTCGCTTCTCCACCTTCTGCTGCTGTACTCGTTTCTCCACCTTGTCCTGCTGCAGCTGTACTCGCTTTTCTGCCTTCTCCTGCTGCGCCTGTACCCGTTTCTCCACCTTCTCCTGCTGAGGCTGCACCCGCTTCTCAACCTTGTCGTGCTGCGCCTGTACCCGCTTCTCCACCTTCTCCTGCTGCGGTTGCACTGGTTTCTccttttccctctctttctccttctccttctccttggCTTTTGATACGGCAGCTGGAGCCTCCTTCCTCTCCCGGGgttcttttgttgttgtcgtCGATGCTTTTGTTTTCTCCCTCTGCTCACGCTGCATTGGTGAAGTCACTCTCTCCTCTTTGTCCTGTACTTTAGGTGGTGTCTGCGTCGCAGGAGGGGACGCCATTCTGGGTAGGGACTGCCGTCTGTGAGACACAGGGGACTTCAATTTTAACAAGACACAAAAAATAAACCCAGTAACCCCTTCTTTACTGTTTTATCTTTACTTGCCAAGACTCACTTgaaataggcaaggcaaggcaaatttatttatatagcacaattcaacacaaggtaattcaaagtgctttacattgacattaaaagcggcaagacataataacaaataggtaagaataagaaaagaagtaaaataataaaaagcacaagctgttaaaaaaaaaattgtgaaaagaATAGTGAAAAAATAGTGAAAATGTAATGTCACTGACctattttttaaaatctttttaagATTAAAGATGAAAAACAACTGGTACCTGTGAGCAGGAGTGGCTCTGCGCCATGGTCTCCGGGAGCACACTCTCACATAGTCCTTTTTGTTGACGTTCTCCAGAAACTTTACGTATATTCGCTGGTATCGCCTCTTAGCATCTCCAAAGTAGCCAAGATACTAAAGCGGAAACAGATTATAAAGACTTAAATGCATCATAGCAAAACCGTTCTGACCTTCTGATCTGCTCAGCAACCATACAACAAAGCATAGGCTAcagtttgttggtttttttcttcttatgttAAGAGTTGAAACCTCCAAACAGTTTCTAAGTAAACAAGACCGTTTACAGGTTAGTGCGCTGGAGGGTTTAGATGAACTCACGTTGCTTGTGGCACAGAATTGTCTCTGCCCATCTTTGATCTCTGGGCTAAACTTCTGAAGCAGAGCTTTCTGCACCCTCCAGATGGGTGGAGGCTCACGACCCGTCTGCAGAGCCAGCTGTGCacaaacaccacacacagttcagttaaaataaataacGTGTATTCAATGAAAGAAATTATTTtctttagtgatgcaccgattgttcggtaaccgaaattgttcggccgaaaatggcaaaaaaacactttctgtgttcggtggaataagtgggaaaaaaaacgaacaattaataacggcgttttaaaataaggaaatagactggccgctcccctAACTGTtccaccacaaacataaatcgttggccaaccaaaaagtaaccacgtaAGAATTTTACTTatcattcaccaggaggtggaaccaaaacaacataatgctgggaaattaaaaaatgttcagttttttatgttcaataaatattttctaccttgtaattttgtaaaagatttttttctttgaaaagcatgcctaaatcaaatttatttgattcatgcaatggtgaaaaaaatgaaaaactgtgaagaaccatgttcggtattcggccatgTGTTTATTCGGTttcagtttcggccacaaattttcatttcggtgcatcactaattttcttttattatttctttgctCTAGCATCAAATTAAACTGGAGCATTTGCAGTTTCTATCAACGTCTGTATGGCAATATGTGGATTAATTCTTTGATGCACCAGTTCAGACCAGGGCTGCCCtctacacattcacacacaattACCTTGAGCGTTCGAATGTCTTCAACGCGCACCACAAACTCATCCCTTTCTCTGAAGATGCCCTCCCCTCCGCTCTCACTCTCATCCTCCTCACTCTCTCCAACAATGGCAGCATCTTCTTGCTTTTGGGCGAGGTGAAGCGAGGTGATCTTTGGAGCTGGAGGCTCCTCAGGAGAGGCGGGGGACTCCGGGGATGGCATGGGAGACTCCTTTTGAGTTGAGGATAGGGGAGGAGGGGAGgctggagcaggagcaggaggagggggAGTGGAAGGCTGGGCAGGAGTAACAGTTGGGGGAGGTGATGGAGAAGGAAGGGTGGGAGCAATGGGGCTGGGAGGCTGGGAACCCTCTTGGGGTTCCTCTGGTGGAGGTAGCGGTGAGGGGAATGAGAGAGGAGGGAGTGGAGAGTGAGAAggagacgaggaggaggctggagaTGGGGGGGCAGAGGGAGGTTCAGGAGTCGCTGGCTCTGGTGGAATCTCTGGAAGGGGATCTGGAACGAACAAGAGAcaggaaaaatacatttaacCAAATTCATGATATGGTAGGACATTTTCCAAAGATAAAAAGGGAACTAAGCTGAATAAAAATCCATCAGCTACAAAATGAGATAAGAGtggactaggaatgggtgatattttaccgttcacgatataccgtcaaaaaaatcccccacggtaagaatttgtcatctcacggtaaaaacgataaattcccgttgatgacgtttttgtgtaaaatcgaatttatggttctgcgttacgtacgtgaaggaagaaagaaagaaatgagccagaaagaaagaaagaaatgagccagaaagaaagaaagaaagaaagaaagaaagaaagaaagtgagccagaaaagaaagaaagaaagaaaatgagccagaaaagaaaaaagaaagaaagaaagaaaatgagccagaaagaaagaaagaaaatgagccagaaaagaaaaaagaaagaaagaaagaaagaaagaaagaaagaaagaaagaaagaaagaaagaaagaaagaaagaaagaaagaaagaaagaaagaaagaaagaaagaaagaaagaaagaaagaaagaaagaaagaaagaaagaaagaagaaagaaagaaagaaagaaagaaagaaagaaagaaagaaagaaagaaagaaagaaagaaagaaagaaagaaagaaagaaagaaagaaagaaagaaagaaagaaagaaagaaattcccgttgatgatgtttttgtgtaacaaacatggcggatctgagagcgagatagatttatagttgaaaaggtggagttgaattggtattttttttatcgtcatttttattgttatcgggataaatgccagaaattattgtgatacattttttagtccataccacccatccctagAGTGGACCAGTGAGACAACTATACATTACCATCAAGTTTAGGGGGACCCAGAGTTTCCAAGTGGGGTTCCCTCTCCTCTGTCATATCACCGTCTTCATCCCCTACTGTGCTTCTTTCCTCctcattctcctcctccttgttCTCTTCCATGTCCCCCTCTTCTGGCTGAAGGATATCTGGTTCGTTGGACTGGGGCTGATTGTGGGGAGTGTGCATGGTGGGCTGTGGACTGAGAGTGGGAGGTTGCAGTGTGGGGGTGAGAGGGGCCTGAGCCGGCTGAGACTGAGGCTGGGGAGGTGAAGGAGGCAGCGGGGCCTGGAGGTTTGAGGTCAGCTGAGGAGTGTCGTACAGAGCAGAAATGGCAGAGGAAATGCTCTTCTGAAGGTCCTGGTTCTTTCCCACTGAATCCTCCTCGTCAGAGGAGAAAGATGGCAAGGTTTCCAGGTTCCTCTTTAGCTCATCTTCTAAGCGCTTGGGGCTGGGACAGTTGCCCAGAGCCAGACCTCCGTTACCCTCACCGTCGCCGAACGGAGGCGGCGGCGGGGGAGGTGGGGCAGGAGACAGTGGACGTAGAGCTCCTGCTTTACAAGGGGAGCTTTCGCCATTGTCAGGGTCCATTCCTGGTGAGATGTCCAGTCCTGGAGGTCTCTTCCCCGTCTTGAGGAAGTCCAAGAATGAAGCGACAAAACCAGCCTTAGACTCAGAATCCCTCTCATCCCCCtggaaaaaacataaacataaaaaccaCGAGTCATTAAAACAGAGATCTCCACAACTATCAAGTTATGAACTAGTGGGCGACCGATAATCGATATCGAAAAAAATtcgatattcataattttattaataatcggtatcgcccccccccccaaaaaaaaaaatcgaaaataaataatttcgatttttttttttttttcaaagaaaaattaagaaatttactgaaatactgcattttcttttttgttatttttttataggcagcttttttattttatgtaaagagaaaattcacttaatgttatttttaataactgaaatgctgcttgttctgtttgatgttccataatttgcacttttgatgtgtgagccgtgcaaagtgaatattgctgtccttcctagcaataaattgctcaccattcatttaaatgaattcttgtattgaaatgtgttttctcccaaaaaggtaaaaaagggtaataatcgtatcggctgatatcggctatcggtctttttgatttccccctaatcggtgatcgaaataatcgaaaaaaaggctgatcggtCGGACACTATTATGAACTGAAATTATAGTCACTTAAATTCAGTTTTATACAGCAAATCAGTGTAAAATTGGTCTTTCTGGCCTTTACCCTTTCTTCCAGTCCATCGTCATCCATTACTTCGCTTATCATTtggcttttttgtttgttcttgtcGTGGCTTCTGGTGCTCTCGGTGCTGCAGGGTGGTCCAGGACTTAAACCCAGAGAGGGAGCGGAGCCAACTGAGCCGTCTGACAAAGCAGGATCGGTGCCAGACAAAGAGTCTGTCCTCAGCAAAGAATCGGAGGATGACAGGGTACTAATCGGTAACTTGAtctgaaagaaaataagaaaaaacaaaacagtgatGCATCTGATAGTAAATCCAAAAAAAGCCcctaacatttctttttttttaattattttaattacattttttaatttttaactaTTGCTGAAAACAAGACAAATCTAAACATAGATATGAAAAAAGGAGTTAAAGTAGGAGGGGGCAactaagtagaaaaaaaaaatatttactgAGGGTAAATCAGCACAATTAATAGGAACCCTGCAGTCTAGGGGAAACCATACATACGGCTGTCTGAAGAGCTTCCAAACTCAataaatatacagtatgttaacAATTGCACAATTTGCAGAATGTCATAATTATCTAAATGGTTGGTTATTTCTTGGGAAAAGTCTCATAACGTAACGTGCAACTACCCTGGAAGGTGCACGGGGTGCAGCAGTGACTAAAGTGGCTTCAGATTGTAAGACGCCACTGTTAAAGCGTACTAAAGCAGCTGCTGGACCAGTGGGCAGTACATATTGTATATTACTTATTATTACTACATTGCTATAAGTACAGCACAGTATACAGCTTTGAAAATGTTTGGGGCCAGCCTTAATGAGCCGTCATGATTTGTAGAACTTCAGGGTAATGTTTCATCAACACTACTAATAAATTATTTGTAGAgtcatgcatattaaaattcatagatattgtatatttaaaaacattagaaattttgtttcgagttaagaataatagccttcctgcttgttttcagcatttctttaaattaagagaaacaaattataatttaagaaggctgtgggtctttgaaagatgtcgtgtgaggactaatgttaaatatagatgtgtttcatttttgggagtcaaattatggaatcaacttagtgatgaagtgaaactgtgtaaatctctgttgaattttaaaaaaatattgaaaagtaaaataattaaggattacaatgctaaatgattggagtataatttggttaagcagaacaatttaaaaagggaaatttctctttttttttcttttcatattgcagataatctgggttttctgttggaaagtacagggtaggcaaatataagctttggcttcagcctattcctttttcggttacagagtttattattatttttttgtgtgaaactgatgagtgtaaacttgtatgaaagtgttttgtcatttacacacacacagtttgaattgcaaataatgtaatgtaaccgaaataaacaattcattcattcatcaaagTACCAGCTCAGAGACAAATCATTCAGCCTTACCGTCTTTCTATCAACTCACAACTACTGATGATGCGGCATTTGATGTACCCAGTAAGTGAGAAGCTGAGTcctgtctttttatttattttcccttaTCAACAGTAAATTCTCTAAAGCAGAATATAGTTTACTGAAGTTAATGCTTCCACCAGTACTTTGACTAATGAAATTGAATCTGACTTTTTGAGGTCATTTTCTTGCAGTTTGAAGATGAAGATTTAAGGTTTCATTAGTTACTGAATGCACCATTAAAAGCATAAGTGCAGATCCCACCATTTCAAGAACAAACTTCTTAAAAAGCAAAAGTTGCTGCTTTTAGTctttagaaaaataaacaaaaaaacaaaacacacggGACTGAAATGACAGTGAGGACGAGGTTTAAATAAAGCTTTTAAACTGGTCACGCCTAAACAGTTAAGTGTGATCATCCTCCAGCCAAAGAGTTAGTGATTTGATCCCCAGAACCCAGACCTGTCAAAACACCCACAGACAAAAACACTGACCTCTACCATGAGAGGGAGAAACTACAACGTGACTCGGCCCAATACCACCTGCTGCATCTCATTTAATTACTTTAGGTCTCCTATTTACAACGTGGCCTTTTAAACAACCTGAGGCAGCTCACCACTTCACTTGCAACAAGATCTTCCCTCTGAGAGGGATGACAATCGCCTGTCTGTGGTCGAGTTTATGTCAAAGAAAAAGGTAaatcgtaaaaaaaacaaaagaataaataaaaaggtcagccatatatttaattaaattaagttaGGTAAGATGTACATTCCCATTTTATTGAATCTCCTCCAATTCCCTATTAATATCCTCTTTAACTTAcagacctggggccggattcacctaaatgttcttaagaacgatcttaagaaatgtcttaagatctaaaattaagaagttcataagaaagttcttacgTGCaattcaatattttcttaagaaccgtcttaatttcttacaaatttcttacttttcctacttaagaacatgaatataataaaataataataagaatatgtcattgcattgcacgcgccaacaaacaacatttatacaggtagtttgtgtcttaaccgtcagtcactcactaaacatggagaaggagaaaaagagatgtaggaacttttcaaggttatggtggatgagattaatatATTGAAAAGGGTGATATTAgatgcttattattattattattattattattattattattattattattattatcttttcacagaagacattttaagacaggtcaaggttgtcttaaagttaagaaaaaagtcaagaacaaatttgagaacttttatttcaagaataccatttattcttaagtttttttcttaagaagaaacctaagaagaaagttgagaaaatacttaagaacatTTTTGGataatatgacttcttctcttttttcttcttaagactgaacttaagaaaaaaaatgacacttaagaagattttttttcttaagaatgttttgtgaatccggccccaggctTCTATGTTTTCTTTGTACAAAGGCTACAAAAAGCCAACACATAAAGCTTCAATAATTAATATATACTTCCCATTTATTACGACCTGTGTTTGATAAGTGAGCACTAACCTTGAGAGGTGGGATTGGCTCGTGTTGCTGCTGGGGCTggtgatggagctgctgcgactGCTGCTGATGGAGGTGGTGAGGGTGCATCTGATCTGGTTCCTTTCCACTCATTTCCATGTACATATCCTCCCTCTTTCCTCCTCTACCCCTGCTTCCACGGCCCCTTCCCCTACCTCGACCCTCTACGTTGAATCCCGCTCCAACTGCTGCTCCACCCATATCCCCCAGCATCCCTCGGGGGGTGTAGGGCTCGGGCATGGGGCGGATACGAGGTCTGCCTCTCGGCCTGGGAGGACCGTCTCTTTTCGGCCTCGTGGGCTTTCGCCCTCTCTTCTTGGGTCCATCTGGAGGCAGGATGGAGTGTGAACCCATAGACGAGTATCCAGAGGAGTGGTAAAAATCAATGTCGCTCATTAAAGGGCTGAGTGATCCACCGCCGCCTCCTCCCTTTCTGCAGCTGGATACTAAATCTGGTAATAGGTCGGGCAGCCTGCGGCTGTTCAAGCGGATGTCAGCTGGCTGGTCAGCTTTATCTTCGTCGTCCTCAAACTCATATTCTTGAGCGTAACTTTTCTTAGGCAGTGTGTTGGGGTCCCTGCGCTCCTTTAACAGGTGGAAAGAGCTGGATTTCAGGAGCTTCTTGGGACGAGATGAGCAGAAGATTGGAGACTGGAGTCCTCCAGAACCTGTCCCTGAGCTAGGTCCTCCAGGCCCGGAAGACATTTTACCTCCAGAGTTGTTGGGACCGGCTGTGTTGGGTCCCATACCCATGGCCGGAGCCTGGGACTGTATCAAACCGAGCTGCTCCGTGTTGACGGTAGAAGGAAGGTCGTGAGTTTTAAGAGAATCCAGATCCAGAGTCATAGTGTTGTTGCTGGGTTCCTCCAGACCATGACAATACGGTTCATAACCTTGATCTCCACCATGGTGACCCATCATGTCATAGCTCGGTCCGCTACTTCCCCCGGCTCCTCCCGTATTCTGTCCAGTTTTCATAGCGTCCAGTCCTTCGCGCCCAGTGTGCGCTTCGTTCATCTCCTCCTGCCCCGGTCCTGCACCGCCCGCGCAGCTCGACTTGTAGTCCTCCGCACAAAACATGTCTTCCATCCCTGGAAAAAAGGAGCGGTCCTCATCTTGGAGGAGGGAGTCCGGGAAGCAGATCGAAGTCAAAGGTACGAAGCGGTTACTCTGTTGATTCTGGTCTGCTTTCTCCCCCGGGGCGCCGGTGTCGAACTGGTGCTGCTCCGACCGCTGTTGATCCATCTGGTTCTGCTGAGGCGTGAGCTGGCTCGAGAGTGGTTGCTGTGGATCAGTTTGGGGCTGGGAGTGGGCTGAGGAAGAAGGTGGGGGTATATGGTGAGAGTGAGGAGGCTGTTGTTGTGGATGAGGGTGGTGGGAGTGAGTTTGTTGGTGTTGAGAGCtcggatgctgctgctgctgctgctgctgctgctgctgctgtgcgtGATGCTGTGAAAGATGGTGCATGTGAGACGGGGTGGACAGGCCAATGTCGGGCTCAGTGAGGAAGGAGTGGAGTTCGGGGGCCGAGTGTTGCTGTGAGAGGTGGGTTTGTTGCGGCTGATGATGAGGTGGGTGCTGCCTCTGCGGCTCCTGCTGTCTGTGGCGCTCACCGCTACTCCCGCTCCTCCCCGCGCTGCCTGGACCGCCACGTCTTTCTTCTGCAACGGCGTCCGTGTTGGAGCTCTGAGAAAGGGAGCGCTCCAGCATGTCCAGGGAGGAGACCACCGCACTTTGTTTAACCTGGCTTTGTTCGTGCTGATGGGGCCCGTGATTGTAGTGAGCCGCCGCCACCTCCAAAGCCTGGGACTGCAGCTGAAGCTGGAGCTGGGTGGTTTGGGACTGAGACTGGCTCTGATGTTTACTTGAACCAAGTCTCCCACCAGCACTCTCCATCACAGCTTGCTGCTGGCTTATaggatgctgctgctgttgttggggATGAGAGTCCATTTTATGGTGCTGCTGATGCTGTGAATGAGAATCTATTTTATGGTGCGCCTGATGCTGATGGGAGTCCATCTTTT is a window from the Cololabis saira isolate AMF1-May2022 chromosome 19, fColSai1.1, whole genome shotgun sequence genome containing:
- the prr12a gene encoding proline-rich protein 12; translation: MDRNYPGTGFGDLGAGAGWSYDRTAKASLVYGSSRSSHPESELLHRQAYATPHPLQGYATNHHPGSSGQGGAWGAAGRSLGLSGLFDTGLHHASPSAPDASVMNLISALESRGPQPPPSASSLLSQFRTPSWQTAMHTPAPPELFISGALPGSGSFPSSSALSAYQHPASFSSRSFPAASLSLQDTPTFSPTSNGLLSPHDPLIHIKAPSQSSLGFDRLLSSQGAAAAAYRGSQDPTGATSAQASSARHLQSHQFNLLSSQLQDQSSQLYNPSVFSSAQPQPQSQSQSNSAQERTVPRQDSVIKHYQRPTPSQSQLSSSAAHSLQHYLSCGGAGYQQIATHHRHAGLSCSPLGDQSPSSDHKPASRTEQYRPIIQPPYSSSSSSSSSSAGKGTKSSSSSGYSSGSSASSSRTPHTPPSASSTSSSSSSSSSATSGAHPSNSIPTSTSSAAPSRQQPPPQPAPPPPAPQQQQPPATSSSAPQSLPKSCLSGYGSPVPPVKTPTSALTGQTPPQQQTQSYSPNQPPTSHLAQSYGGFSSPQAQDLSSGTGGKGYGGLGGRSQSYSADMYGTDSAYGSLPSSLGGAGSPSLGYGAPGHSPALLRSSGSSGSGASGGGSSSGTGSGNSGSGGGAGTNMSSDRGGAGSGGSYHIPDSSPSPSGNSGIIRPGLHSPVPTCPTQSPGGAGSNKYISSVLSPPFLASPQGFPDTRGPASQPQSYHSTSSKSKQDTSMLGVASQRSQEEVDDDDEFLIQHLLQAQASPGPQAAHHHPQPQSQQTSQQTQPQSQSGPPTSDSGKGMSYDMGKTSEERYHPQSVIRTHSATSTAGVGNAGSGGSISGLDNQLEMSLKKQQHHHQQQQQQQQQQRNERSVGSNRSNGGRGSAEQVHSHLHHHDSLGSVVHYGRADPYTQHPLAPQHSSHSQHVSSHSQMPPLSQMDLQKKPQERAEIPYPRKTPELPQQHSQATGTLMDSPTDQSRQPPHLLQSVLSHTTRNKLETHQQHHKMDSHRQHQPHQQHPKLDSHPQHQQHQKMDSHQHQAHHKIDSHSQHQQHHKMDSHPQQQQQHPISQQQAVMESAGGRLGSSKHQSQSQSQTTQLQLQLQSQALEVAAAHYNHGPHQHEQSQVKQSAVVSSLDMLERSLSQSSNTDAVAEERRGGPGSAGRSGSSGERHRQQEPQRQHPPHHQPQQTHLSQQHSAPELHSFLTEPDIGLSTPSHMHHLSQHHAQQQQQQQQQQQHPSSQHQQTHSHHPHPQQQPPHSHHIPPPSSSAHSQPQTDPQQPLSSQLTPQQNQMDQQRSEQHQFDTGAPGEKADQNQQSNRFVPLTSICFPDSLLQDEDRSFFPGMEDMFCAEDYKSSCAGGAGPGQEEMNEAHTGREGLDAMKTGQNTGGAGGSSGPSYDMMGHHGGDQGYEPYCHGLEEPSNNTMTLDLDSLKTHDLPSTVNTEQLGLIQSQAPAMGMGPNTAGPNNSGGKMSSGPGGPSSGTGSGGLQSPIFCSSRPKKLLKSSSFHLLKERRDPNTLPKKSYAQEYEFEDDEDKADQPADIRLNSRRLPDLLPDLVSSCRKGGGGGGSLSPLMSDIDFYHSSGYSSMGSHSILPPDGPKKRGRKPTRPKRDGPPRPRGRPRIRPMPEPYTPRGMLGDMGGAAVGAGFNVEGRGRGRGRGSRGRGGKREDMYMEMSGKEPDQMHPHHLHQQQSQQLHHQPQQQHEPIPPLKIKLPISTLSSSDSLLRTDSLSGTDPALSDGSVGSAPSLGLSPGPPCSTESTRSHDKNKQKSQMISEVMDDDGLEERGDERDSESKAGFVASFLDFLKTGKRPPGLDISPGMDPDNGESSPCKAGALRPLSPAPPPPPPPPFGDGEGNGGLALGNCPSPKRLEDELKRNLETLPSFSSDEEDSVGKNQDLQKSISSAISALYDTPQLTSNLQAPLPPSPPQPQSQPAQAPLTPTLQPPTLSPQPTMHTPHNQPQSNEPDILQPEEGDMEENKEEENEEERSTVGDEDGDMTEEREPHLETLGPPKLDDPLPEIPPEPATPEPPSAPPSPASSSSPSHSPLPPLSFPSPLPPPEEPQEGSQPPSPIAPTLPSPSPPPTVTPAQPSTPPPPAPAPASPPPLSSTQKESPMPSPESPASPEEPPAPKITSLHLAQKQEDAAIVGESEEDESESGGEGIFRERDEFVVRVEDIRTLKLALQTGREPPPIWRVQKALLQKFSPEIKDGQRQFCATSNYLGYFGDAKRRYQRIYVKFLENVNKKDYVRVCSRRPWRRATPAHRRQSLPRMASPPATQTPPKVQDKEERVTSPMQREQREKTKASTTTTKEPRERKEAPAAVSKAKEKEKEKEREKEKPVQPQQEKVEKRVQAQHDKVEKRVQPQQEKVEKRVQAQQEKAEKRVQLQQDKVEKRVQQQKVEKRVHAQQEKVEKRSSAAERGRTKEDKKAVERKEKEKAERPPKAKPAKVKAEPPPKKRKKWLNVPSSVPSSSDSDSSEEAASENEMPVKGGVNNRAMREMFRSYVEMLVSTALDPDMIQALEDTDDELYLPPMRKIDSIISEQKRRLLRRVSMNSPHQEVLHAYPQIMIDPLDTGVVRVRLSGDAYNRKTLNRVKKTLPKPQDFKLSSEMYRIYSLYHSLHHYKYHTFLQCKKETNTIEQAAEDPGQEEVVQQCMANQSWLDTLFSSFIELLTLSTKA